In Arvicola amphibius chromosome 1, mArvAmp1.2, whole genome shotgun sequence, one DNA window encodes the following:
- the Tnnt3 gene encoding troponin T, fast skeletal muscle isoform X9: MSDEETEQVEEQYEEEEEAQEEEEKPRPKLTAPKIPEGEKVDFDDIQKKRQNKDLMELQALIDSHFEARKKEEEELIALKERIEKRRAERAEQQRIRAEKERERQNRLAEEKARREEEDAKRRAEDDMKKKKALSSMGANYSSYLAKADQKRGKKQTAREMKKKILAERRKPLNIDHLSDDKLRDKAKELWDTLYQLETDKFEFGEKLKRQKYDIMTVRARVEMLAKFSKKAGATAKGKVGGRWK, from the exons ATGTCTGACGAGGAAAC TGAACAAGTCGAGG AACAATACGAAGAAGAAG AGGAAGCCCAGGAAGAAG AGGAGAAACCAAGACCCAA ACTCACTGCTCCTAAGATCCCAGAAGGGGAGAAAGTAGACTTCGAT GATATCCAGAAAAAGCGTCAGAACAAGGACCTCATGGAGCTCCAGGCCCTCATTGACAGCCATTTTGAAgctaggaagaaagaggaagaggagctgaTTGCACTCAAGGAGAGGATT GAGAAGCGTCGTGCAGAGAGGGCTGAGCAGCAGAGGATCCGCGCTGAGAAGGAGCGGGAACGCCAGAACAGACTGGCG GaggagaaggccagaagagaggaggaagatgctAAGAGGAGAGCCGAGGATgacatgaagaagaagaaggctctGTCCTCCATGGGTGCCAACTACAGCAGCTACCTGGCCAAG gctgacCAGAAGAGAGGCAAGAAGCAGACAGCCagggagatgaagaagaagattCTTGCAGAGAGACGCAAGCCTCTGAACATCGACCATCTCAGTGATGACAAGCTGAG GGACAAGGCCAAGGAACTCTGGGATACACTGTACCAACTGGAGACTGACAAATTTGAGTTTGGGGAGAAGCTAAAACGCCAGAAATACGAT ATCATGACTGTCCGGGCCAGAGTGGAGATGCTGGCCAAGTT CAGCAAGAAGGCTGGTGCTACAGCCAAGGGCAAAGTCGGCGGGCGCTGGAAGTAA
- the Tnnt3 gene encoding troponin T, fast skeletal muscle isoform X42, with the protein MSDEETEQVEEVQEEAPEPEEVQEEEKPRPKLTAPKIPEGEKVDFDDIQKKRQNKDLMELQALIDSHFEARKKEEEELIALKERIEKRRAERAEQQRIRAEKERERQNRLAEEKARREEEDAKRRAEDDMKKKKALSSMGANYSSYLAKADQKRGKKQTAREMKKKILAERRKPLNIDHLSDDKLRDKAKELWDTLYQLETDKFEFGEKLKRQKYDITTLRSRIDQAQKHSKKAGATAKGKVGGRWK; encoded by the exons ATGTCTGACGAGGAAAC TGAACAAGTCGAGG AAGTCCAGGAGGAAG CCCCTGAACCAG AGGAAGTCCAAGAAG AGGAGAAACCAAGACCCAA ACTCACTGCTCCTAAGATCCCAGAAGGGGAGAAAGTAGACTTCGAT GATATCCAGAAAAAGCGTCAGAACAAGGACCTCATGGAGCTCCAGGCCCTCATTGACAGCCATTTTGAAgctaggaagaaagaggaagaggagctgaTTGCACTCAAGGAGAGGATT GAGAAGCGTCGTGCAGAGAGGGCTGAGCAGCAGAGGATCCGCGCTGAGAAGGAGCGGGAACGCCAGAACAGACTGGCG GaggagaaggccagaagagaggaggaagatgctAAGAGGAGAGCCGAGGATgacatgaagaagaagaaggctctGTCCTCCATGGGTGCCAACTACAGCAGCTACCTGGCCAAG gctgacCAGAAGAGAGGCAAGAAGCAGACAGCCagggagatgaagaagaagattCTTGCAGAGAGACGCAAGCCTCTGAACATCGACCATCTCAGTGATGACAAGCTGAG GGACAAGGCCAAGGAACTCTGGGATACACTGTACCAACTGGAGACTGACAAATTTGAGTTTGGGGAGAAGCTAAAACGCCAGAAATACGAT ATCACTACTCTCAGGAGCCGCATTGACCAAGCCCAGAAGCA CAGCAAGAAGGCTGGTGCTACAGCCAAGGGCAAAGTCGGCGGGCGCTGGAAGTAA
- the Tnnt3 gene encoding troponin T, fast skeletal muscle isoform X48, giving the protein MSDEETEQVEEQYEEEEEAQEEEVQEEAPEPEEVQEEEKPRPKLTAPKIPEGEKVDFDDIQKKRQNKDLMELQALIDSHFEARKKEEEELIALKERIEKRRAERAEQQRIRAEKERERQNRLAEEKARREEEDAKRRAEDDMKKKKALSSMGANYSSYLAKADQKRGKKQTAREMKKKILAERRKPLNIDHLSDDKLRDKAKELWDTLYQLETDKFEFGEKLKRQKYDITTLRSRIDQAQKHSKKAGATAKGKVGGRWK; this is encoded by the exons ATGTCTGACGAGGAAAC TGAACAAGTCGAGG AACAATACGAAGAAGAAG AGGAAGCCCAGGAAGAAG AAGTCCAGGAGGAAG CCCCTGAACCAG AGGAAGTCCAAGAAG AGGAGAAACCAAGACCCAA ACTCACTGCTCCTAAGATCCCAGAAGGGGAGAAAGTAGACTTCGAT GATATCCAGAAAAAGCGTCAGAACAAGGACCTCATGGAGCTCCAGGCCCTCATTGACAGCCATTTTGAAgctaggaagaaagaggaagaggagctgaTTGCACTCAAGGAGAGGATT GAGAAGCGTCGTGCAGAGAGGGCTGAGCAGCAGAGGATCCGCGCTGAGAAGGAGCGGGAACGCCAGAACAGACTGGCG GaggagaaggccagaagagaggaggaagatgctAAGAGGAGAGCCGAGGATgacatgaagaagaagaaggctctGTCCTCCATGGGTGCCAACTACAGCAGCTACCTGGCCAAG gctgacCAGAAGAGAGGCAAGAAGCAGACAGCCagggagatgaagaagaagattCTTGCAGAGAGACGCAAGCCTCTGAACATCGACCATCTCAGTGATGACAAGCTGAG GGACAAGGCCAAGGAACTCTGGGATACACTGTACCAACTGGAGACTGACAAATTTGAGTTTGGGGAGAAGCTAAAACGCCAGAAATACGAT ATCACTACTCTCAGGAGCCGCATTGACCAAGCCCAGAAGCA CAGCAAGAAGGCTGGTGCTACAGCCAAGGGCAAAGTCGGCGGGCGCTGGAAGTAA
- the Tnnt3 gene encoding troponin T, fast skeletal muscle isoform X8 has protein sequence MSDEETEQVEEQYEEEEEAQEEEEKPRPKLTAPKIPEGEKVDFDDIQKKRQNKDLMELQALIDSHFEARKKEEEELIALKERIEKRRAERAEQQRIRAEKERERQNRLAEEKARREEEDAKRRAEDDMKKKKALSSMGANYSSYLAKADQKRGKKQTAREMKKKILAERRKPLNIDHLSDDKLRDKAKELWDTLYQLETDKFEFGEKLKRQKYDITTLRSRIDQAQKHSKKAGATAKGKVGGRWK, from the exons ATGTCTGACGAGGAAAC TGAACAAGTCGAGG AACAATACGAAGAAGAAG AGGAAGCCCAGGAAGAAG AGGAGAAACCAAGACCCAA ACTCACTGCTCCTAAGATCCCAGAAGGGGAGAAAGTAGACTTCGAT GATATCCAGAAAAAGCGTCAGAACAAGGACCTCATGGAGCTCCAGGCCCTCATTGACAGCCATTTTGAAgctaggaagaaagaggaagaggagctgaTTGCACTCAAGGAGAGGATT GAGAAGCGTCGTGCAGAGAGGGCTGAGCAGCAGAGGATCCGCGCTGAGAAGGAGCGGGAACGCCAGAACAGACTGGCG GaggagaaggccagaagagaggaggaagatgctAAGAGGAGAGCCGAGGATgacatgaagaagaagaaggctctGTCCTCCATGGGTGCCAACTACAGCAGCTACCTGGCCAAG gctgacCAGAAGAGAGGCAAGAAGCAGACAGCCagggagatgaagaagaagattCTTGCAGAGAGACGCAAGCCTCTGAACATCGACCATCTCAGTGATGACAAGCTGAG GGACAAGGCCAAGGAACTCTGGGATACACTGTACCAACTGGAGACTGACAAATTTGAGTTTGGGGAGAAGCTAAAACGCCAGAAATACGAT ATCACTACTCTCAGGAGCCGCATTGACCAAGCCCAGAAGCA CAGCAAGAAGGCTGGTGCTACAGCCAAGGGCAAAGTCGGCGGGCGCTGGAAGTAA
- the Tnnt3 gene encoding troponin T, fast skeletal muscle isoform X49: protein MSDEETEQVEEQYEEEEEAQEEEVQEEAPEPEEVQEEEKPRPKLTAPKIPEGEKVDFDDIQKKRQNKDLMELQALIDSHFEARKKEEEELIALKERIEKRRAERAEQQRIRAEKERERQNRLAEEKARREEEDAKRRAEDDMKKKKALSSMGANYSSYLAKADQKRGKKQTAREMKKKILAERRKPLNIDHLSDDKLRDKAKELWDTLYQLETDKFEFGEKLKRQKYDIMTVRARVEMLAKFSKKAGATAKGKVGGRWK, encoded by the exons ATGTCTGACGAGGAAAC TGAACAAGTCGAGG AACAATACGAAGAAGAAG AGGAAGCCCAGGAAGAAG AAGTCCAGGAGGAAG CCCCTGAACCAG AGGAAGTCCAAGAAG AGGAGAAACCAAGACCCAA ACTCACTGCTCCTAAGATCCCAGAAGGGGAGAAAGTAGACTTCGAT GATATCCAGAAAAAGCGTCAGAACAAGGACCTCATGGAGCTCCAGGCCCTCATTGACAGCCATTTTGAAgctaggaagaaagaggaagaggagctgaTTGCACTCAAGGAGAGGATT GAGAAGCGTCGTGCAGAGAGGGCTGAGCAGCAGAGGATCCGCGCTGAGAAGGAGCGGGAACGCCAGAACAGACTGGCG GaggagaaggccagaagagaggaggaagatgctAAGAGGAGAGCCGAGGATgacatgaagaagaagaaggctctGTCCTCCATGGGTGCCAACTACAGCAGCTACCTGGCCAAG gctgacCAGAAGAGAGGCAAGAAGCAGACAGCCagggagatgaagaagaagattCTTGCAGAGAGACGCAAGCCTCTGAACATCGACCATCTCAGTGATGACAAGCTGAG GGACAAGGCCAAGGAACTCTGGGATACACTGTACCAACTGGAGACTGACAAATTTGAGTTTGGGGAGAAGCTAAAACGCCAGAAATACGAT ATCATGACTGTCCGGGCCAGAGTGGAGATGCTGGCCAAGTT CAGCAAGAAGGCTGGTGCTACAGCCAAGGGCAAAGTCGGCGGGCGCTGGAAGTAA
- the Tnnt3 gene encoding troponin T, fast skeletal muscle isoform X28 has protein sequence MSDEETEQVEEQYEEEEEAQEEEVQEEEEVQEEEKPRPKLTAPKIPEGEKVDFDDIQKKRQNKDLMELQALIDSHFEARKKEEEELIALKERIEKRRAERAEQQRIRAEKERERQNRLAEEKARREEEDAKRRAEDDMKKKKALSSMGANYSSYLAKADQKRGKKQTAREMKKKILAERRKPLNIDHLSDDKLRDKAKELWDTLYQLETDKFEFGEKLKRQKYDITTLRSRIDQAQKHSKKAGATAKGKVGGRWK, from the exons ATGTCTGACGAGGAAAC TGAACAAGTCGAGG AACAATACGAAGAAGAAG AGGAAGCCCAGGAAGAAG AAGTCCAGGAGGAAG AGGAAGTCCAAGAAG AGGAGAAACCAAGACCCAA ACTCACTGCTCCTAAGATCCCAGAAGGGGAGAAAGTAGACTTCGAT GATATCCAGAAAAAGCGTCAGAACAAGGACCTCATGGAGCTCCAGGCCCTCATTGACAGCCATTTTGAAgctaggaagaaagaggaagaggagctgaTTGCACTCAAGGAGAGGATT GAGAAGCGTCGTGCAGAGAGGGCTGAGCAGCAGAGGATCCGCGCTGAGAAGGAGCGGGAACGCCAGAACAGACTGGCG GaggagaaggccagaagagaggaggaagatgctAAGAGGAGAGCCGAGGATgacatgaagaagaagaaggctctGTCCTCCATGGGTGCCAACTACAGCAGCTACCTGGCCAAG gctgacCAGAAGAGAGGCAAGAAGCAGACAGCCagggagatgaagaagaagattCTTGCAGAGAGACGCAAGCCTCTGAACATCGACCATCTCAGTGATGACAAGCTGAG GGACAAGGCCAAGGAACTCTGGGATACACTGTACCAACTGGAGACTGACAAATTTGAGTTTGGGGAGAAGCTAAAACGCCAGAAATACGAT ATCACTACTCTCAGGAGCCGCATTGACCAAGCCCAGAAGCA CAGCAAGAAGGCTGGTGCTACAGCCAAGGGCAAAGTCGGCGGGCGCTGGAAGTAA
- the Tnnt3 gene encoding troponin T, fast skeletal muscle isoform X4, which produces MSDEETEQVEEEAQEEEVQEEEEVQEDAVAEEEQEEDEEEEKPRPKLTAPKIPEGEKVDFDDIQKKRQNKDLMELQALIDSHFEARKKEEEELIALKERIEKRRAERAEQQRIRAEKERERQNRLAEEKARREEEDAKRRAEDDMKKKKALSSMGANYSSYLAKADQKRGKKQTAREMKKKILAERRKPLNIDHLSDDKLRDKAKELWDTLYQLETDKFEFGEKLKRQKYDITTLRSRIDQAQKHSKKAGATAKGKVGGRWK; this is translated from the exons ATGTCTGACGAGGAAAC TGAACAAGTCGAGG AGGAAGCCCAGGAAGAAG AAGTCCAGGAGGAAG AGGAAGTCCAAGAAG ATGCTGTCGccgaggaggagcaggaggaggacgaggaag AGGAGAAACCAAGACCCAA ACTCACTGCTCCTAAGATCCCAGAAGGGGAGAAAGTAGACTTCGAT GATATCCAGAAAAAGCGTCAGAACAAGGACCTCATGGAGCTCCAGGCCCTCATTGACAGCCATTTTGAAgctaggaagaaagaggaagaggagctgaTTGCACTCAAGGAGAGGATT GAGAAGCGTCGTGCAGAGAGGGCTGAGCAGCAGAGGATCCGCGCTGAGAAGGAGCGGGAACGCCAGAACAGACTGGCG GaggagaaggccagaagagaggaggaagatgctAAGAGGAGAGCCGAGGATgacatgaagaagaagaaggctctGTCCTCCATGGGTGCCAACTACAGCAGCTACCTGGCCAAG gctgacCAGAAGAGAGGCAAGAAGCAGACAGCCagggagatgaagaagaagattCTTGCAGAGAGACGCAAGCCTCTGAACATCGACCATCTCAGTGATGACAAGCTGAG GGACAAGGCCAAGGAACTCTGGGATACACTGTACCAACTGGAGACTGACAAATTTGAGTTTGGGGAGAAGCTAAAACGCCAGAAATACGAT ATCACTACTCTCAGGAGCCGCATTGACCAAGCCCAGAAGCA CAGCAAGAAGGCTGGTGCTACAGCCAAGGGCAAAGTCGGCGGGCGCTGGAAGTAA
- the Tnnt3 gene encoding troponin T, fast skeletal muscle isoform X22, with amino-acid sequence MSDEETEQVEEQYEEEEEAQEEAPEPEEKPRPKLTAPKIPEGEKVDFDDIQKKRQNKDLMELQALIDSHFEARKKEEEELIALKERIEKRRAERAEQQRIRAEKERERQNRLAEEKARREEEDAKRRAEDDMKKKKALSSMGANYSSYLAKADQKRGKKQTAREMKKKILAERRKPLNIDHLSDDKLRDKAKELWDTLYQLETDKFEFGEKLKRQKYDIMTVRARVEMLAKFSKKAGATAKGKVGGRWK; translated from the exons ATGTCTGACGAGGAAAC TGAACAAGTCGAGG AACAATACGAAGAAGAAG AGGAAGCCCAGGAAGAAG CCCCTGAACCAG AGGAGAAACCAAGACCCAA ACTCACTGCTCCTAAGATCCCAGAAGGGGAGAAAGTAGACTTCGAT GATATCCAGAAAAAGCGTCAGAACAAGGACCTCATGGAGCTCCAGGCCCTCATTGACAGCCATTTTGAAgctaggaagaaagaggaagaggagctgaTTGCACTCAAGGAGAGGATT GAGAAGCGTCGTGCAGAGAGGGCTGAGCAGCAGAGGATCCGCGCTGAGAAGGAGCGGGAACGCCAGAACAGACTGGCG GaggagaaggccagaagagaggaggaagatgctAAGAGGAGAGCCGAGGATgacatgaagaagaagaaggctctGTCCTCCATGGGTGCCAACTACAGCAGCTACCTGGCCAAG gctgacCAGAAGAGAGGCAAGAAGCAGACAGCCagggagatgaagaagaagattCTTGCAGAGAGACGCAAGCCTCTGAACATCGACCATCTCAGTGATGACAAGCTGAG GGACAAGGCCAAGGAACTCTGGGATACACTGTACCAACTGGAGACTGACAAATTTGAGTTTGGGGAGAAGCTAAAACGCCAGAAATACGAT ATCATGACTGTCCGGGCCAGAGTGGAGATGCTGGCCAAGTT CAGCAAGAAGGCTGGTGCTACAGCCAAGGGCAAAGTCGGCGGGCGCTGGAAGTAA
- the Tnnt3 gene encoding troponin T, fast skeletal muscle isoform X7 produces MSDEETEQVEEQYEEEEEAQEEEVQEEAPEPEEVQEDAVAEEEQEEDEEEEKPRPKLTAPKIPEGEKVDFDDIQKKRQNKDLMELQALIDSHFEARKKEEEELIALKERIEKRRAERAEQQRIRAEKERERQNRLAEEKARREEEDAKRRAEDDMKKKKALSSMGANYSSYLAKADQKRGKKQTAREMKKKILAERRKPLNIDHLSDDKLRDKAKELWDTLYQLETDKFEFGEKLKRQKYDIMTVRARVEMLAKFSKKAGATAKGKVGGRWK; encoded by the exons ATGTCTGACGAGGAAAC TGAACAAGTCGAGG AACAATACGAAGAAGAAG AGGAAGCCCAGGAAGAAG AAGTCCAGGAGGAAG CCCCTGAACCAG AGGAAGTCCAAGAAG ATGCTGTCGccgaggaggagcaggaggaggacgaggaag AGGAGAAACCAAGACCCAA ACTCACTGCTCCTAAGATCCCAGAAGGGGAGAAAGTAGACTTCGAT GATATCCAGAAAAAGCGTCAGAACAAGGACCTCATGGAGCTCCAGGCCCTCATTGACAGCCATTTTGAAgctaggaagaaagaggaagaggagctgaTTGCACTCAAGGAGAGGATT GAGAAGCGTCGTGCAGAGAGGGCTGAGCAGCAGAGGATCCGCGCTGAGAAGGAGCGGGAACGCCAGAACAGACTGGCG GaggagaaggccagaagagaggaggaagatgctAAGAGGAGAGCCGAGGATgacatgaagaagaagaaggctctGTCCTCCATGGGTGCCAACTACAGCAGCTACCTGGCCAAG gctgacCAGAAGAGAGGCAAGAAGCAGACAGCCagggagatgaagaagaagattCTTGCAGAGAGACGCAAGCCTCTGAACATCGACCATCTCAGTGATGACAAGCTGAG GGACAAGGCCAAGGAACTCTGGGATACACTGTACCAACTGGAGACTGACAAATTTGAGTTTGGGGAGAAGCTAAAACGCCAGAAATACGAT ATCATGACTGTCCGGGCCAGAGTGGAGATGCTGGCCAAGTT CAGCAAGAAGGCTGGTGCTACAGCCAAGGGCAAAGTCGGCGGGCGCTGGAAGTAA
- the Tnnt3 gene encoding troponin T, fast skeletal muscle isoform X1, protein MSDEETEQVEEQYEEEEEAQEEDAVAEEEQEEDEEEEKPRPKLTAPKIPEGEKVDFDDIQKKRQNKDLMELQALIDSHFEARKKEEEELIALKERIEKRRAERAEQQRIRAEKERERQNRLAEEKARREEEDAKRRAEDDMKKKKALSSMGANYSSYLAKADQKRGKKQTAREMKKKILAERRKPLNIDHLSDDKLRDKAKELWDTLYQLETDKFEFGEKLKRQKYDITTLRSRIDQAQKHSKKAGATAKGKVGGRWK, encoded by the exons ATGTCTGACGAGGAAAC TGAACAAGTCGAGG AACAATACGAAGAAGAAG AGGAAGCCCAGGAAGAAG ATGCTGTCGccgaggaggagcaggaggaggacgaggaag AGGAGAAACCAAGACCCAA ACTCACTGCTCCTAAGATCCCAGAAGGGGAGAAAGTAGACTTCGAT GATATCCAGAAAAAGCGTCAGAACAAGGACCTCATGGAGCTCCAGGCCCTCATTGACAGCCATTTTGAAgctaggaagaaagaggaagaggagctgaTTGCACTCAAGGAGAGGATT GAGAAGCGTCGTGCAGAGAGGGCTGAGCAGCAGAGGATCCGCGCTGAGAAGGAGCGGGAACGCCAGAACAGACTGGCG GaggagaaggccagaagagaggaggaagatgctAAGAGGAGAGCCGAGGATgacatgaagaagaagaaggctctGTCCTCCATGGGTGCCAACTACAGCAGCTACCTGGCCAAG gctgacCAGAAGAGAGGCAAGAAGCAGACAGCCagggagatgaagaagaagattCTTGCAGAGAGACGCAAGCCTCTGAACATCGACCATCTCAGTGATGACAAGCTGAG GGACAAGGCCAAGGAACTCTGGGATACACTGTACCAACTGGAGACTGACAAATTTGAGTTTGGGGAGAAGCTAAAACGCCAGAAATACGAT ATCACTACTCTCAGGAGCCGCATTGACCAAGCCCAGAAGCA CAGCAAGAAGGCTGGTGCTACAGCCAAGGGCAAAGTCGGCGGGCGCTGGAAGTAA
- the Tnnt3 gene encoding troponin T, fast skeletal muscle isoform X38, translating into MSDEETEQVEEQYEEEEEAQEEAPEPEEVQEEEKPRPKLTAPKIPEGEKVDFDDIQKKRQNKDLMELQALIDSHFEARKKEEEELIALKERIEKRRAERAEQQRIRAEKERERQNRLAEEKARREEEDAKRRAEDDMKKKKALSSMGANYSSYLAKADQKRGKKQTAREMKKKILAERRKPLNIDHLSDDKLRDKAKELWDTLYQLETDKFEFGEKLKRQKYDITTLRSRIDQAQKHSKKAGATAKGKVGGRWK; encoded by the exons ATGTCTGACGAGGAAAC TGAACAAGTCGAGG AACAATACGAAGAAGAAG AGGAAGCCCAGGAAGAAG CCCCTGAACCAG AGGAAGTCCAAGAAG AGGAGAAACCAAGACCCAA ACTCACTGCTCCTAAGATCCCAGAAGGGGAGAAAGTAGACTTCGAT GATATCCAGAAAAAGCGTCAGAACAAGGACCTCATGGAGCTCCAGGCCCTCATTGACAGCCATTTTGAAgctaggaagaaagaggaagaggagctgaTTGCACTCAAGGAGAGGATT GAGAAGCGTCGTGCAGAGAGGGCTGAGCAGCAGAGGATCCGCGCTGAGAAGGAGCGGGAACGCCAGAACAGACTGGCG GaggagaaggccagaagagaggaggaagatgctAAGAGGAGAGCCGAGGATgacatgaagaagaagaaggctctGTCCTCCATGGGTGCCAACTACAGCAGCTACCTGGCCAAG gctgacCAGAAGAGAGGCAAGAAGCAGACAGCCagggagatgaagaagaagattCTTGCAGAGAGACGCAAGCCTCTGAACATCGACCATCTCAGTGATGACAAGCTGAG GGACAAGGCCAAGGAACTCTGGGATACACTGTACCAACTGGAGACTGACAAATTTGAGTTTGGGGAGAAGCTAAAACGCCAGAAATACGAT ATCACTACTCTCAGGAGCCGCATTGACCAAGCCCAGAAGCA CAGCAAGAAGGCTGGTGCTACAGCCAAGGGCAAAGTCGGCGGGCGCTGGAAGTAA
- the Tnnt3 gene encoding troponin T, fast skeletal muscle isoform X6, which yields MSDEETEQVEEQYEEEEEAQEEEVQEEAPEPEEVQEDAVAEEEQEEDEEEEKPRPKLTAPKIPEGEKVDFDDIQKKRQNKDLMELQALIDSHFEARKKEEEELIALKERIEKRRAERAEQQRIRAEKERERQNRLAEEKARREEEDAKRRAEDDMKKKKALSSMGANYSSYLAKADQKRGKKQTAREMKKKILAERRKPLNIDHLSDDKLRDKAKELWDTLYQLETDKFEFGEKLKRQKYDITTLRSRIDQAQKHSKKAGATAKGKVGGRWK from the exons ATGTCTGACGAGGAAAC TGAACAAGTCGAGG AACAATACGAAGAAGAAG AGGAAGCCCAGGAAGAAG AAGTCCAGGAGGAAG CCCCTGAACCAG AGGAAGTCCAAGAAG ATGCTGTCGccgaggaggagcaggaggaggacgaggaag AGGAGAAACCAAGACCCAA ACTCACTGCTCCTAAGATCCCAGAAGGGGAGAAAGTAGACTTCGAT GATATCCAGAAAAAGCGTCAGAACAAGGACCTCATGGAGCTCCAGGCCCTCATTGACAGCCATTTTGAAgctaggaagaaagaggaagaggagctgaTTGCACTCAAGGAGAGGATT GAGAAGCGTCGTGCAGAGAGGGCTGAGCAGCAGAGGATCCGCGCTGAGAAGGAGCGGGAACGCCAGAACAGACTGGCG GaggagaaggccagaagagaggaggaagatgctAAGAGGAGAGCCGAGGATgacatgaagaagaagaaggctctGTCCTCCATGGGTGCCAACTACAGCAGCTACCTGGCCAAG gctgacCAGAAGAGAGGCAAGAAGCAGACAGCCagggagatgaagaagaagattCTTGCAGAGAGACGCAAGCCTCTGAACATCGACCATCTCAGTGATGACAAGCTGAG GGACAAGGCCAAGGAACTCTGGGATACACTGTACCAACTGGAGACTGACAAATTTGAGTTTGGGGAGAAGCTAAAACGCCAGAAATACGAT ATCACTACTCTCAGGAGCCGCATTGACCAAGCCCAGAAGCA CAGCAAGAAGGCTGGTGCTACAGCCAAGGGCAAAGTCGGCGGGCGCTGGAAGTAA
- the Tnnt3 gene encoding troponin T, fast skeletal muscle isoform X12 has protein sequence MSDEETEQVEEQYEEEEEAQEEEEVQEEEKPRPKLTAPKIPEGEKVDFDDIQKKRQNKDLMELQALIDSHFEARKKEEEELIALKERIEKRRAERAEQQRIRAEKERERQNRLAEEKARREEEDAKRRAEDDMKKKKALSSMGANYSSYLAKADQKRGKKQTAREMKKKILAERRKPLNIDHLSDDKLRDKAKELWDTLYQLETDKFEFGEKLKRQKYDITTLRSRIDQAQKHSKKAGATAKGKVGGRWK, from the exons ATGTCTGACGAGGAAAC TGAACAAGTCGAGG AACAATACGAAGAAGAAG AGGAAGCCCAGGAAGAAG AGGAAGTCCAAGAAG AGGAGAAACCAAGACCCAA ACTCACTGCTCCTAAGATCCCAGAAGGGGAGAAAGTAGACTTCGAT GATATCCAGAAAAAGCGTCAGAACAAGGACCTCATGGAGCTCCAGGCCCTCATTGACAGCCATTTTGAAgctaggaagaaagaggaagaggagctgaTTGCACTCAAGGAGAGGATT GAGAAGCGTCGTGCAGAGAGGGCTGAGCAGCAGAGGATCCGCGCTGAGAAGGAGCGGGAACGCCAGAACAGACTGGCG GaggagaaggccagaagagaggaggaagatgctAAGAGGAGAGCCGAGGATgacatgaagaagaagaaggctctGTCCTCCATGGGTGCCAACTACAGCAGCTACCTGGCCAAG gctgacCAGAAGAGAGGCAAGAAGCAGACAGCCagggagatgaagaagaagattCTTGCAGAGAGACGCAAGCCTCTGAACATCGACCATCTCAGTGATGACAAGCTGAG GGACAAGGCCAAGGAACTCTGGGATACACTGTACCAACTGGAGACTGACAAATTTGAGTTTGGGGAGAAGCTAAAACGCCAGAAATACGAT ATCACTACTCTCAGGAGCCGCATTGACCAAGCCCAGAAGCA CAGCAAGAAGGCTGGTGCTACAGCCAAGGGCAAAGTCGGCGGGCGCTGGAAGTAA